TCGCAGACTTCCCAGCGGCGCAGGCCTATGCGGGAGAGGTAGGTCGGGATCACCTGGAACGCAGGATCCACGCTTGGCACAGCCTCGATGAATTTCCGTTTGTGTTCGCCCTCGGCGTCGCACAGGATGGTGAGCGAACCGCCTTCGCCGCCCGCTCCGTTGACCTTCCAGCCCACGGCGCCGTACCTGCGGGCCACTTCGATGACCGCTCTGGCTTCCTCGGACACGAGCTTGGGATGCAGGGCGGCCTGGGCCTCGGTGTTGCGGATCATCGCCGCGCCCAAGGCATTGAAGTCGCCGGCGTACGCGGCGTTCTTTCCGTCCACCGCCGCCTGGCGCAGCGGTTCGAGGACCGACTTGTCGGCGTTCTTGCTTTCGAGACGCTCAATAACGCGTCCATGCACTTCGCTGGACGAGTGGCTTCTCCCGAGATAGACCAGCACAAGCCGCCGCTCGAGTTCCCACCAGACGGAATCCGAGACCAGGATGTTGGACACGCTTGCCAAGGGATACTGGTACATTTCGATAAAACAGATCCCGCCGTGGGCCGAACAGATCTGGTCTTGAATGCCGCATTGCAGGCCCAGTTTTTCGGTTTCGACGCGGTGGGCGAGGCGGGCGATTTCGTGGGGCGTGCGGCGTCCGGGGGTCAGCAGGTCCAGCGCCCCCAGCAACGCGG
The window above is part of the Candidatus Hydrogenedentota bacterium genome. Proteins encoded here:
- a CDS encoding GHMP kinase, with the translated sequence MDKPRRVINAMAPIRICDLGGWTDTWFAETGAVFNIGVYPYAEVQIYVRETQSDTPRILIHAENYHESYAIDPHKIAYNRHPLLEASIDIMNLPNNLSFEINLYSRAPGGCSTGTSAAITTALLGALDLLTPGRRTPHEIARLAHRVETEKLGLQCGIQDQICSAHGGICFIEMYQYPLASVSNILVSDSVWWELERRLVLVYLGRSHSSSEVHGRVIERLESKNADKSVLEPLRQAAVDGKNAAYAGDFNALGAAMIRNTEAQAALHPKLVSEEARAVIEVARRYGAVGWKVNGAGGEGGSLTILCDAEGEHKRKFIEAVPSVDPAFQVIPTYLSRIGLRRWEVC